One region of Mycolicibacterium rhodesiae NBB3 genomic DNA includes:
- a CDS encoding SDR family NAD(P)-dependent oxidoreductase, whose protein sequence is MRLLPFGGSPGRTHRADAVVTGAGSGIGRAFAVELARRGGRVVCADRDPVTAKESAELVRHAGGEGFDIACDVTDLEQIRNLADVSEDWFGKAASLVINNAGIGAGGNRIGATSIEDWKAAISVNLWGVIYGCETFVPRLRSNGHGGVINVASAASFGSAPRMAAYNVSKAGVLALSETLAAELSGTDVNVTVLCPTFVKTNIVNNPQIDEAATRLATNLMKWTGISPQHVARTTLNAHDRGQIYVVPQLDAKVLWQLKRALPGPFTRTLGLVERMASWNDSAE, encoded by the coding sequence ATGAGATTGCTGCCGTTCGGCGGCTCACCAGGCAGAACGCACCGAGCCGATGCAGTCGTCACGGGCGCAGGAAGCGGTATCGGCCGCGCATTCGCCGTTGAGCTTGCACGCCGAGGTGGACGCGTAGTTTGCGCCGACAGAGATCCAGTCACCGCAAAAGAGTCGGCAGAGTTGGTGAGGCACGCTGGCGGCGAGGGCTTCGACATCGCATGCGACGTCACCGATCTTGAGCAGATCCGCAACCTCGCTGATGTGAGCGAAGACTGGTTTGGGAAGGCTGCGAGCCTCGTCATCAACAACGCCGGAATCGGTGCGGGCGGCAACCGCATCGGCGCGACGTCGATCGAGGACTGGAAAGCGGCGATTTCTGTCAACCTCTGGGGCGTTATCTACGGCTGCGAGACTTTTGTGCCTCGGCTCCGGAGCAATGGGCATGGCGGAGTCATCAATGTGGCGTCCGCAGCGAGCTTTGGCTCGGCCCCTCGGATGGCGGCTTACAACGTGAGCAAGGCCGGAGTGCTCGCTCTGTCGGAGACATTGGCGGCCGAACTGAGCGGTACTGACGTCAACGTCACAGTGCTTTGCCCCACCTTCGTGAAGACGAACATCGTCAATAATCCTCAAATCGACGAGGCGGCTACACGACTCGCGACCAACCTGATGAAATGGACCGGCATTTCGCCACAGCACGTTGCTCGAACGACGTTGAACGCGCACGATCGCGGACAAATTTATGTAGTACCCCAACTCGATGCCAAAGTCTTGTGGCAACTCAAGAGAGCCCTACCCGGTCCCTTTACACGCACGCTGGGCCTCGTGGAGCGCATGGCCTCATGGAACGATTCAGCCGAGTAG
- a CDS encoding TetR/AcrR family transcriptional regulator, whose product MRSRNKRWGGRTGAERRAERRQQLIEAATEIWSESGWAAVTMRGVCARTRLNDRYFYEDFKTRDELLVAAWDGVRNDMLGEVAALFDARVNRPPIETITAAIAIVVDRIARDPGRAHILLAQHVGSSPLQDRRAVALQEATQLVVEASRPHLRQGADEIALRMDTLIAVGGFVEVMTAWHSGLLAVTEKEMVAHTSRLAETLAQRYLVSD is encoded by the coding sequence GTGCGGTCGAGAAACAAGCGCTGGGGTGGTCGGACCGGTGCTGAGCGTCGAGCAGAGCGGCGGCAGCAATTGATCGAAGCCGCAACCGAGATCTGGAGTGAGAGCGGTTGGGCCGCAGTGACTATGCGCGGCGTATGCGCCCGCACGAGGCTGAACGATCGATACTTCTACGAGGACTTCAAGACGCGCGATGAGCTGCTCGTCGCAGCGTGGGATGGCGTCCGCAATGACATGCTCGGCGAGGTCGCCGCGCTGTTCGACGCTCGGGTGAATCGGCCGCCGATCGAAACCATCACCGCGGCGATCGCCATCGTGGTCGACCGGATCGCACGCGATCCCGGTCGGGCGCACATCCTCCTCGCTCAGCATGTTGGTAGCTCACCGCTACAAGACCGCCGCGCCGTTGCGCTACAGGAAGCAACGCAGTTGGTCGTTGAGGCAAGCCGGCCGCACCTCCGACAAGGTGCCGACGAGATAGCCCTTCGCATGGACACTCTGATCGCTGTCGGGGGGTTCGTCGAAGTCATGACGGCCTGGCACTCGGGCCTGCTTGCGGTGACCGAGAAGGAAATGGTCGCGCACACCAGCAGACTGGCTGAAACCCTGGCTCAACGCTATCTCGTCAGCGACTGA
- a CDS encoding metal-dependent hydrolase: MSEDQARTRTRVLPKPRRVRFPMPTSTKRQHFVDGDLVMSHFISVLSATFPEGEDFFIRSVRNFQSSIDDPQLETAVKGFIGQEATHRHQHRLLNERLQAMGYPTARIDCHVARLIKRLERRFSPEMRLSMTSALEHYTATLAEIILTSEDAQKLIGQTEVRPILLWHAFEESEHKAVAFDVYRLVGGAERTRVRGMRIASVILFGELILQTALSMAADKASYNPVTLVRSLYRFSRTPMFTADALRRFRSYNRPGFHPDDWDSAAVLERWSKELFDQDGSQRVIAQPG, from the coding sequence ATGTCGGAAGATCAAGCCCGGACCAGGACCCGCGTGCTGCCAAAACCCAGGCGTGTTCGTTTTCCGATGCCGACATCCACGAAGCGGCAACATTTCGTGGATGGCGACCTGGTGATGAGCCATTTCATCTCGGTGCTTTCTGCGACGTTCCCGGAAGGCGAGGATTTCTTCATCCGCTCGGTCAGGAACTTCCAGAGTTCCATCGACGATCCCCAACTAGAGACAGCGGTCAAGGGTTTCATCGGACAAGAGGCCACACATCGACACCAGCATCGTCTCCTCAACGAGCGACTCCAGGCCATGGGGTATCCGACGGCGCGAATCGACTGTCATGTCGCACGCCTGATCAAGCGATTGGAACGGCGCTTTTCGCCGGAAATGCGGCTGTCCATGACCTCCGCGTTGGAGCACTACACCGCTACGCTGGCAGAAATCATTCTTACCAGCGAAGACGCCCAGAAGCTCATCGGACAGACAGAGGTTCGACCGATTCTGCTGTGGCATGCCTTCGAGGAGTCGGAGCACAAAGCGGTTGCCTTCGACGTCTATCGGCTGGTGGGAGGAGCCGAGCGCACCCGCGTACGGGGCATGCGGATCGCTTCAGTAATTCTGTTCGGCGAACTCATTCTGCAGACTGCCTTGTCCATGGCCGCTGATAAAGCCTCATATAACCCGGTCACGTTGGTGCGCAGTCTGTACCGCTTCAGTCGCACCCCGATGTTCACCGCCGATGCGCTGCGGCGATTCCGTTCCTACAACCGCCCGGGTTTCCACCCTGATGATTGGGACAGCGCCGCGGTCCTGGAGCGTTGGAGCAAAGAACTGTTCGACCAAGACGGTTCACAGAGAGTTATCGCTCAGCCGGGATAG
- a CDS encoding TetR/AcrR family transcriptional regulator, translating into MSPARVYGGLSAAQRDAQRRVMLIDAAVSIMGTHGAAACTVTAVCAKSGVTSRYFYQQFRDRDALLRAVFAKISATFQAVITSAIPDDTVAPQELAYAPIEALVQVIENDPSMARILFVESGAEPLLRQLRSELMTDFAELVLREARLHLDIPSDVLQVADLAATYGVGGLFEILRRWIDGQLNLSTEMLIEHGAGFLGSLGLYTLGQAPDQAAPRPAAADETR; encoded by the coding sequence ATGAGTCCAGCACGTGTTTATGGCGGGCTGTCCGCAGCTCAACGCGATGCGCAGCGCCGCGTGATGTTGATTGATGCCGCGGTCTCAATCATGGGCACCCACGGAGCTGCCGCGTGCACCGTGACCGCCGTGTGTGCGAAGTCAGGAGTGACGAGCCGGTACTTCTACCAGCAGTTTCGCGACCGAGACGCGCTCTTGCGCGCGGTATTTGCCAAGATCTCCGCCACCTTCCAGGCGGTGATAACCAGCGCCATTCCGGACGACACGGTTGCGCCTCAAGAACTCGCTTACGCTCCGATCGAGGCCCTGGTTCAGGTGATCGAGAACGATCCCAGCATGGCCCGCATACTGTTTGTCGAATCGGGCGCAGAACCCCTCCTTCGGCAGCTGCGAAGCGAGCTGATGACCGATTTTGCGGAGCTGGTACTCAGAGAGGCCCGCTTGCACCTCGATATACCCAGCGATGTGCTTCAAGTGGCAGATCTCGCCGCTACCTACGGTGTCGGGGGCCTGTTCGAGATACTCCGTCGCTGGATAGACGGACAACTGAACCTCTCGACTGAAATGCTTATCGAGCACGGTGCGGGTTTTCTCGGCAGTCTCGGCCTATATACCCTCGGGCAGGCGCCTGATCAGGCTGCTCCGCGGCCGGCCGCAGCTGACGAGACCCGATAG
- a CDS encoding acyl-CoA carboxylase subunit beta: MVQVLPDRVDDTAPSYLKNREGLSAQLDTIAEQLALVNGGGGAKYVARHRKRGKLLVRERIELMLDPDTAFLELCPFAAWGSKFPVGGSVVVGIGVVEGIESMIIAHDPTVRGGASNPYTFRKVFRGMAIARENRLPIINIVESGGADLPTQAEIFVPGGQLFHDLTQHSAAGLPTLALVFGNSTAGGAYVPGMCDYVVMVRNRSKVFLGGPPLVKMATGEVSDDESLGGADMHARTSGLADYMAEDEQDAIRIGRRIMARLNWRKNGPGPTTPPHPPVHDPDQLLGIASVDPKVPFDPRDVIARVVDGSAFDEFKPLYGTSLVTGWASIHGFPVGILANARGILFSEEAEKGSQFIQLANQIDTPLIFLQNTTGFMVGAEYEQGGIIKDGAKMINAVSNSTVPHVTITMGASYGAGNYGMCGRSYSPRFLFAWPNSKSAVMGPAQLAGVLSIVARESAADRGLPFDEEADAQMRAAVEEQIERESVALANSGRLYDDGIIDPRDTRTVLGFCLSVIHNGEVRGQRGYGVFRM, encoded by the coding sequence TTGGTACAGGTCTTGCCCGATCGGGTCGACGACACCGCGCCCAGCTATCTCAAGAACCGCGAAGGACTGAGCGCGCAACTCGACACCATCGCGGAGCAACTGGCGCTGGTCAACGGCGGCGGCGGCGCAAAATACGTTGCGCGCCACCGCAAGCGGGGCAAGCTGCTCGTCCGCGAGCGCATCGAGCTGATGCTCGACCCCGACACAGCGTTCCTCGAACTATGCCCCTTCGCCGCCTGGGGCAGTAAGTTCCCCGTCGGCGGTAGCGTGGTGGTAGGCATCGGCGTGGTCGAGGGCATCGAGTCGATGATCATCGCCCACGACCCCACCGTCCGCGGCGGCGCATCGAACCCCTATACCTTCCGCAAGGTGTTCCGCGGCATGGCCATCGCGCGGGAGAACCGACTGCCCATCATCAACATCGTCGAGTCTGGCGGCGCCGACCTGCCCACACAGGCAGAGATCTTCGTGCCCGGCGGACAGCTGTTCCACGACTTGACACAGCACAGCGCAGCGGGGCTGCCGACACTGGCCTTGGTCTTCGGCAACTCGACCGCGGGAGGCGCGTACGTCCCGGGCATGTGCGACTACGTCGTGATGGTGCGCAACCGTTCCAAGGTGTTCCTCGGGGGTCCGCCGCTGGTCAAGATGGCCACGGGCGAGGTCTCCGATGACGAATCGCTCGGCGGCGCCGACATGCACGCCCGCACCTCGGGGCTGGCCGATTACATGGCCGAGGATGAGCAGGATGCGATCCGCATCGGCCGTCGCATCATGGCGCGGCTCAACTGGCGGAAGAACGGCCCCGGACCCACCACGCCGCCGCACCCGCCGGTGCACGACCCCGATCAGCTACTCGGCATCGCCTCCGTCGATCCGAAGGTGCCCTTCGACCCCCGCGACGTCATCGCCCGAGTGGTCGACGGGTCGGCCTTCGACGAGTTCAAACCTCTCTACGGCACCTCACTCGTCACTGGCTGGGCCTCGATCCACGGCTTCCCGGTCGGCATCCTCGCAAACGCACGCGGCATCCTGTTCAGTGAGGAGGCCGAGAAGGGTTCGCAATTCATCCAACTGGCAAATCAGATCGACACCCCCCTCATCTTCCTGCAGAACACCACCGGTTTCATGGTCGGTGCCGAGTACGAGCAGGGCGGCATCATCAAGGACGGCGCCAAGATGATCAACGCCGTATCAAACAGCACAGTCCCGCACGTGACCATCACCATGGGTGCGTCCTACGGTGCCGGGAACTACGGCATGTGCGGGCGGTCGTACTCACCGCGTTTCCTATTCGCTTGGCCTAACTCGAAGTCGGCCGTGATGGGTCCGGCGCAACTGGCCGGAGTGCTGTCCATCGTGGCGCGCGAGTCCGCCGCCGACCGCGGGCTGCCCTTCGACGAGGAGGCCGACGCCCAGATGCGCGCCGCCGTCGAGGAACAGATCGAGCGCGAATCCGTCGCACTGGCCAACAGCGGCCGCCTTTACGACGACGGG